Proteins from a genomic interval of Caulobacter rhizosphaerae:
- a CDS encoding tryptophan halogenase family protein: MDRRRRILIVGGGAAGWLTAAYLAKSLRVAEQAHLEITLLESPEVGIIGVGEATFPTIRTTLRFLGVDEARFIRETSATFKQGIRFNDWAWAPRQDGERHQYFHPFEAPFSTDGASLAPYWLLQNEATRAPFAEAMTIQARVADAQRAPKRPHEGNFSGPLNYAYHFDAAKLAQVLAERARELGVRHLQGRLTEVELDATGAIDHVVCAEHGRLEAELYIDCTGFHAELIGKALKAPFKSARPILFADRALACKAPYDRPDAPIQSFTIATAHEAGWIWDIGLKDARGVGCVYSSDHIDDDRAEAILRGHVGHDVEIAPRALAFEAGYRTKQWVKNCVAVGLSAGFLEPLESTGVVLIEAAVAIIAELFPHNGPISAPALRFNELMTARFDNIITFLKLHYCLSQRTEPFWRQNADPASTPERLVDLLEQWRWRPPTRYDFILDLETFAFFNYQYILYGMGFKTDLSPGRSEFPDVAGAEKLFAKIRNFGERATHDLPSHRDLIAQINRFGFDRSLEPA, translated from the coding sequence ATGGATCGTAGACGCAGAATCCTGATCGTCGGCGGCGGCGCGGCCGGATGGCTGACGGCCGCCTACCTGGCCAAGTCGCTGCGGGTCGCTGAACAGGCGCATCTGGAGATTACCCTGCTGGAATCGCCCGAGGTGGGCATCATCGGGGTCGGCGAGGCCACGTTCCCGACCATCCGCACGACCCTGCGGTTCCTGGGCGTCGACGAGGCCCGGTTCATCCGCGAGACCTCGGCCACCTTCAAGCAGGGCATCCGCTTCAACGACTGGGCCTGGGCGCCGCGGCAAGACGGCGAGCGCCACCAGTATTTCCATCCGTTCGAGGCTCCGTTCTCGACCGACGGCGCGAGTCTCGCGCCCTACTGGCTGCTGCAGAACGAGGCCACCCGCGCGCCGTTCGCCGAGGCCATGACCATCCAGGCGCGGGTCGCCGACGCCCAGCGCGCCCCCAAGCGCCCGCACGAGGGCAATTTCTCGGGCCCACTGAACTACGCCTACCATTTCGACGCCGCCAAGCTGGCCCAGGTTCTGGCCGAGCGGGCCCGCGAGCTGGGCGTGCGGCACCTGCAGGGGCGGCTGACGGAGGTCGAGCTGGACGCCACCGGGGCCATCGACCACGTTGTCTGCGCCGAGCATGGCCGGCTGGAGGCCGAGCTCTATATCGACTGCACGGGCTTCCACGCCGAGCTGATCGGCAAGGCGCTGAAGGCGCCGTTCAAGTCGGCGCGGCCGATCCTGTTCGCCGACCGCGCCCTGGCCTGCAAGGCGCCCTACGACCGTCCCGACGCCCCGATCCAGAGCTTCACGATCGCCACCGCCCACGAGGCCGGCTGGATCTGGGACATCGGGCTGAAGGACGCGCGCGGCGTCGGCTGCGTCTATTCCAGCGACCATATCGACGACGACCGGGCCGAGGCGATCCTGCGCGGCCATGTCGGCCACGATGTCGAGATCGCGCCGCGCGCCCTGGCGTTCGAGGCCGGCTACCGCACCAAGCAGTGGGTCAAGAACTGCGTGGCCGTGGGCCTGTCGGCGGGCTTCCTGGAACCGTTGGAATCGACCGGGGTGGTGCTGATCGAGGCCGCGGTGGCGATCATCGCCGAGCTGTTCCCGCACAACGGCCCGATCAGCGCCCCGGCCTTGCGTTTCAACGAGCTGATGACCGCCCGTTTCGACAACATCATCACCTTCCTGAAGCTGCACTACTGCCTGAGCCAGCGGACCGAGCCGTTCTGGCGCCAGAACGCCGACCCGGCCTCGACGCCCGAGCGGCTAGTCGATCTCCTGGAGCAGTGGCGCTGGCGCCCGCCCACCCGCTACGACTTCATCCTGGATCTGGAGACCTTCGCCTTCTTCAACTACCAGTACATCCTGTACGGCATGGGCTTCAAAACCGACCTGTCGCCGGGGCGCAGCGAGTTTCCGGACGTGGCGGGGGCCGAGAAGCTGTTCGCCAAGATCCGCAACTTCGGCGAACGGGCCACCCACGACCTGCCCAGCCACCGCGACCTGATCGCCCAGATCAACCGCTTCGGCTTCGACCGGTCGCTCGAGCCGGCCTGA
- a CDS encoding cation:proton antiporter yields the protein MSDVISSLISTVAGILGPHGPATAAAAHSYAPADFSVHFFLQLAAIVLACRVVGWLGQKVGQPQVVGEMVAGVILGPSLLGLLFPHFQGMLFPKETKNVLYVGAQLGVGLYMFMVGTSFQADHFKAKAKSAMSVSFAGIAAPFLIAAIITPFLLKVPGLFAPTISQGAATLFMGACIALTAFPMLARIINERGLAKTSLGTLSLTAGAFDDAVSWCVLAVVLATFGGGPGVAVLAIGGGLAWVAFVTILGPKILAPLGRMVEREGQMSTSVLAMIILAFCVSAFLMDAVGIHAIFGGFILGVVMPRGLLVQELKKKVEPIAVVLLLPMFFTYSGLNTRMDMVNSPELLLIALGVLAASVLAKWGACYVAARFSGENHHTAMGIGALMNSRGLMELIIINIGLQKGIIGPTLFSMLVLMAIVTTVMASPLFEVVYGRKARETGELDAIDGTIAKAA from the coding sequence TTGTCCGACGTCATATCCAGCCTGATCAGCACCGTGGCCGGCATATTGGGCCCGCACGGTCCGGCCACCGCGGCCGCCGCGCACAGCTACGCGCCCGCCGATTTCAGCGTTCACTTCTTCCTGCAGCTGGCGGCGATCGTGCTGGCCTGCCGCGTCGTCGGCTGGCTGGGACAGAAGGTCGGCCAGCCCCAGGTGGTGGGCGAGATGGTCGCCGGCGTGATCCTGGGCCCGTCCCTGCTGGGCCTGCTGTTCCCGCACTTCCAGGGCATGTTGTTCCCCAAGGAAACCAAGAACGTGCTGTATGTCGGCGCCCAGCTGGGCGTCGGGCTCTACATGTTCATGGTCGGCACCAGCTTCCAGGCCGACCACTTCAAGGCCAAGGCCAAGAGCGCCATGAGCGTGTCGTTCGCCGGCATCGCCGCGCCGTTCCTGATCGCTGCGATCATCACGCCGTTCCTGCTGAAGGTCCCCGGCCTGTTCGCCCCGACGATCAGCCAGGGCGCCGCCACCCTGTTCATGGGCGCCTGCATCGCCCTGACCGCGTTCCCGATGCTGGCGCGGATCATCAATGAGCGCGGCCTGGCCAAGACTTCGCTGGGCACGCTGTCGCTGACGGCGGGCGCCTTCGACGACGCGGTGTCGTGGTGCGTGCTGGCCGTGGTGCTGGCCACCTTCGGCGGCGGCCCCGGCGTGGCGGTGCTGGCGATCGGCGGCGGCCTGGCCTGGGTCGCCTTCGTGACGATCCTGGGCCCGAAGATCCTGGCGCCGCTGGGCCGCATGGTCGAGCGCGAGGGTCAGATGAGCACCTCGGTCCTGGCCATGATCATCCTGGCCTTCTGCGTCTCGGCCTTCCTGATGGACGCCGTCGGCATCCACGCCATCTTCGGTGGATTCATCCTGGGCGTGGTCATGCCGCGCGGCCTGCTGGTTCAGGAGCTGAAGAAGAAGGTCGAGCCGATCGCCGTCGTGCTGCTGCTGCCGATGTTCTTCACCTATTCGGGCCTGAACACCCGGATGGACATGGTCAACTCACCCGAGTTGCTGCTGATCGCCCTGGGCGTCCTGGCCGCCTCGGTCCTGGCCAAGTGGGGCGCCTGCTACGTGGCCGCGCGCTTCTCCGGCGAAAACCATCACACCGCCATGGGCATCGGTGCCCTGATGAACTCCCGCGGGCTGATGGAGCTGATCATTATCAACATCGGCCTGCAGAAGGGCATCATCGGCCCGACGCTGTTCTCGATGCTGGTGTTGATGGCGATCGTCACCACCGTGATGGCCAGCCCGCTGTTCGAGGTCGTCTACGGCCGGAAGGCCCGGGAAACGGGCGAACTGGACGCCATCGACGGAACCATCGCCAAAGCCGCCTGA
- a CDS encoding ABC transporter permease, whose protein sequence is MGAPADFTLKETAGHKTAVLSGDWTARGMVDAGERLVQAMEGSQAVNLDLSDISRCDTAGAYAILRAADGRLDTGRIKASPRTLRLLQLVDDAIQVEPEAAPPRKGFLALLERIGRGVYGLGGDLYGTLAFLGHLLVAIGRCIAKPSRIRWAPVVSLAERAGLDAIPIVAVTTFFIGAVVALLGANLLTQFGAQVFAVELIGVSVLREFNILITAILLAGRSASSFAAEIGSMKMNQEIDAMQVMGVDPYEALVLPRFAALLITIPLLTFVATLAGLAGGMLVTWAALDLSPTFFLQRMQDSIGVQHFWIGLSKAPVMAMVIAAIGCRQGMEVGNDVESLGRRVTAAVVHAIFAIIAIDAVFALIYMELNL, encoded by the coding sequence ATGGGCGCTCCGGCTGATTTCACCCTCAAGGAGACCGCCGGTCACAAGACCGCCGTGCTCTCGGGGGACTGGACCGCGCGCGGCATGGTCGACGCCGGCGAGCGCCTGGTCCAGGCGATGGAGGGTTCCCAGGCCGTCAACCTGGACCTCAGCGACATCAGCCGCTGCGACACGGCCGGCGCCTACGCCATCCTCCGCGCCGCCGACGGCCGGCTCGACACGGGCCGGATCAAGGCCAGTCCGCGCACTTTGCGCCTGCTGCAACTGGTCGACGACGCCATCCAGGTCGAGCCCGAGGCCGCGCCGCCGCGCAAGGGCTTCCTGGCCCTGCTGGAGCGCATCGGCCGCGGCGTCTACGGCCTGGGCGGCGACCTCTACGGCACCCTGGCCTTCCTCGGACACCTGCTGGTCGCCATCGGCCGCTGCATCGCCAAGCCCAGCCGGATCCGCTGGGCGCCGGTGGTGTCCCTGGCCGAGCGCGCCGGCCTGGACGCCATCCCGATCGTGGCCGTCACCACCTTCTTCATCGGCGCGGTCGTCGCCCTGCTGGGCGCCAACCTGCTGACGCAGTTTGGGGCCCAGGTGTTCGCCGTCGAGCTGATCGGCGTGTCGGTGCTGCGCGAGTTCAACATCCTGATCACCGCCATCCTGCTGGCCGGCCGCTCGGCCTCCAGCTTCGCGGCCGAGATCGGCTCGATGAAGATGAACCAGGAGATCGACGCCATGCAGGTGATGGGGGTCGACCCCTACGAGGCCCTGGTCCTGCCGCGCTTCGCGGCCCTGCTGATCACCATCCCCCTGCTGACCTTCGTGGCCACCCTGGCGGGCCTGGCCGGCGGCATGTTGGTGACCTGGGCGGCGCTGGATCTGTCGCCGACCTTCTTCCTGCAGCGCATGCAGGACTCGATCGGCGTGCAGCACTTCTGGATCGGCCTGTCGAAGGCCCCGGTCATGGCCATGGTCATCGCCGCCATCGGCTGCCGCCAGGGCATGGAGGTCGGCAACGACGTCGAGTCCCTGGGCCGGCGCGTCACCGCCGCCGTCGTCCACGCCATCTTCGCGATCATCGCCATCGATGCGGTCTTCGCCCTGATCTACATGGAGCTGAACCTGTGA
- a CDS encoding glucan biosynthesis protein G: MFSSPLNRRAALGRLSLSAVLALAPRMAAAQTPAVQGSAAVDDAGQPFSVEGLRDKARALAAAPYAKPPAPPTMTGLSYDDYFRIRFRSEADLWKDGPTAFRAEFFPPAWLYPRPLPIYEIAAGLARPIAFDPAMFEIPGEHADVAKAWNGFSGFRLLWPLNEPGKLDEVAVFQGASYFRSLGRGQRYGLSARGLAIGAGEPNEEFPDFTAFWLERPPGAGSAADSETVVVHALMDSPSCTGVYSFTIRPGDDVVFDVAASVFPRADMTKAGVAAMSSMFLFNVADPSPVPDYRTAVHDSDGLAIWNGQGEHIWRPLQNPRAHRISSFLDKDPKGFGLVQRARALEDFGDLQARYDLRPSLWVEPLDAWGEGAVHLAELATTKETDDNIAVFWRPKAPWAAGSQVDLRYRLHWGQERFASPDARVFRTRTGADAQAGLRLFTVDLQGGALAEGLDGVTLDLQAQGGEIAWRDLSPYPDEAAARVAFGVRPKAADIDLSLRLTRGDQVISETWRYLWTA, translated from the coding sequence ATGTTCTCCAGCCCGCTAAACCGCCGCGCCGCGCTCGGCCGGCTTTCGCTGTCCGCCGTCCTGGCCCTGGCGCCGCGCATGGCCGCCGCCCAGACCCCCGCGGTCCAGGGTTCCGCCGCCGTCGATGACGCCGGCCAGCCGTTCTCCGTCGAGGGACTGCGCGACAAGGCCCGCGCCCTGGCCGCCGCGCCCTACGCCAAGCCGCCGGCGCCGCCGACGATGACGGGCCTGTCCTACGATGACTATTTCCGCATCCGCTTCCGCTCGGAAGCCGACCTGTGGAAGGACGGCCCGACGGCCTTCCGGGCCGAGTTCTTTCCGCCGGCCTGGCTGTATCCGCGCCCGCTGCCGATCTACGAGATCGCCGCCGGCCTGGCGCGGCCGATCGCCTTCGACCCGGCGATGTTCGAGATCCCGGGCGAGCACGCCGACGTCGCCAAGGCCTGGAACGGCTTTTCGGGCTTCCGGCTGCTGTGGCCGCTGAACGAGCCCGGCAAGCTGGACGAGGTGGCCGTGTTCCAGGGCGCCAGCTATTTCCGCAGCCTGGGCCGCGGCCAGCGCTACGGCCTGTCGGCGCGCGGCCTGGCCATCGGGGCCGGCGAGCCGAACGAGGAGTTCCCCGACTTCACCGCCTTCTGGCTGGAGCGCCCGCCCGGCGCCGGTTCGGCGGCCGACAGCGAGACGGTGGTCGTCCACGCCCTGATGGACAGCCCCAGCTGCACCGGCGTCTACAGCTTCACGATCCGCCCGGGCGATGACGTGGTCTTCGACGTCGCCGCCAGCGTTTTTCCCCGCGCCGACATGACCAAGGCCGGCGTGGCGGCGATGAGCAGCATGTTCCTGTTCAATGTCGCCGACCCGTCGCCGGTCCCGGACTATCGCACCGCCGTGCACGACAGCGACGGCCTGGCGATCTGGAACGGGCAGGGCGAGCACATCTGGCGGCCGTTGCAGAACCCCAGGGCCCATCGCATCAGCAGCTTCCTAGACAAAGACCCCAAGGGTTTCGGCCTGGTGCAGCGGGCGCGGGCCCTGGAGGACTTCGGCGACCTGCAGGCCCGCTACGACCTGCGCCCCAGCCTGTGGGTCGAGCCCCTGGACGCCTGGGGCGAGGGCGCGGTGCATCTGGCCGAACTGGCCACCACCAAGGAGACCGACGACAACATCGCCGTCTTCTGGCGGCCCAAGGCGCCCTGGGCGGCCGGGTCGCAGGTCGACCTGCGCTATCGCCTGCACTGGGGCCAGGAGCGCTTCGCCAGCCCAGACGCCCGCGTGTTCCGCACCCGCACGGGGGCCGACGCCCAGGCCGGCCTGCGGCTGTTCACCGTCGACCTGCAGGGCGGGGCCCTGGCCGAGGGTCTGGACGGCGTGACCCTGGATCTTCAGGCCCAGGGCGGCGAGATCGCCTGGCGCGACCTGTCGCCCTATCCGGACGAGGCGGCGGCCCGCGTGGCGTTCGGCGTGCGGCCCAAGGCCGCCGACATCGACCTGTCGCTGCGCCTGACCCGGGGCGACCAGGTGATCTCCGAGACCTGGCGGTACCTCTGGACGGCGTAG
- a CDS encoding ABC transporter ATP-binding protein produces MTAPPRPVGDEAPSTAEAPPIRVTGLVSRFGDNVIHDGLDLTAERGEVLGVVGGSGAGKSVLLNTIIGLKIPDGGSVKLFGQDMADASRRRWNVIERRWGVLFQQGALFSNLTVRENVAAPLHEHTRLPKGEIEHLADLKIALVGLPARAGNLKPAELSGGMRKRAGLARALAMDPELLFLDEPTAGLDPISAAAFDTLIKDLSDSLDLTVFMITHDLDTLYEITDRIAVIADKKVVATGSVQELEKNDHPWIQDYFMGPRGRAAAGQATPQTAPRTS; encoded by the coding sequence CTGACCGCCCCCCCGCGGCCGGTCGGGGACGAGGCCCCCTCGACCGCCGAAGCCCCGCCGATCCGGGTCACGGGCCTGGTCTCGCGGTTCGGCGACAACGTCATCCACGACGGCCTGGACCTGACGGCCGAGCGCGGCGAGGTGCTGGGCGTCGTCGGCGGCTCGGGGGCCGGCAAGTCGGTGCTGCTCAACACCATCATCGGCCTGAAGATTCCCGACGGCGGCTCGGTCAAGCTGTTCGGCCAGGACATGGCCGACGCCTCGCGCCGCCGCTGGAACGTCATCGAGCGCCGCTGGGGCGTGCTGTTCCAGCAGGGGGCGCTGTTCTCGAACCTGACCGTGCGCGAGAACGTCGCCGCGCCGCTGCACGAGCACACCCGCCTGCCCAAGGGCGAGATCGAGCACCTGGCCGACCTGAAGATCGCCCTGGTCGGCCTGCCCGCCCGGGCCGGCAACCTCAAGCCCGCCGAGCTGTCGGGCGGCATGCGCAAGCGCGCCGGCCTGGCCCGCGCCCTGGCCATGGACCCCGAACTGCTGTTCCTGGACGAGCCCACCGCGGGCCTGGACCCGATCAGCGCCGCGGCCTTCGACACCCTGATCAAGGACCTGTCCGACAGCCTGGACCTGACGGTGTTCATGATCACCCACGACCTGGACACCCTCTACGAGATCACCGACCGCATCGCGGTGATCGCCGACAAGAAGGTGGTCGCCACCGGCTCCGTCCAGGAGCTGGAGAAGAACGACCACCCGTGGATCCAGGACTACTTCATGGGACCGCGCGGCCGCGCGGCCGCCGGCCAGGCGACTCCCCAGACCGCACCGAGGACGAGCTGA
- a CDS encoding type II toxin-antitoxin system Phd/YefM family antitoxin, with protein sequence MKVISSRDFNQDVSQAKRAARIEPVFVTDRGRTTHVLMSIEAYRKLSGQSETIVDLLAMAAPVALDVAETRSDDAWDNPVNRRG encoded by the coding sequence ATGAAAGTCATCTCCAGCCGTGACTTCAACCAGGATGTCAGCCAGGCCAAGCGCGCCGCGCGGATCGAGCCGGTGTTTGTCACCGACCGGGGCCGGACCACCCACGTGCTGATGAGCATCGAGGCCTATCGCAAGCTGTCGGGTCAGAGCGAGACCATCGTCGACCTCCTGGCCATGGCCGCGCCGGTCGCGCTGGACGTGGCCGAGACGCGGTCGGACGACGCGTGGGACAATCCCGTGAACAGGCGCGGCTGA
- a CDS encoding type II toxin-antitoxin system VapC family toxin — protein sequence MGQSREQARLMYLLDTDIVFELRNAKAGTTDPGLVGWAAGQARSSLFISAITLLELETGAARVERKDKAAGLALRAWLTEQVAVAFEGRILPVDAAVVRGRGRLPLTDARDALLAATALEHGLTLVTRDIAAFKVNRLKLFNPWGYKPEAPDDNEDWGQAAKAGSQWLRNIFMRG from the coding sequence GTGGGACAATCCCGTGAACAGGCGCGGCTGATGTACCTGCTGGACACCGACATCGTCTTCGAACTGCGCAACGCCAAAGCCGGCACGACCGATCCGGGCCTGGTCGGCTGGGCGGCCGGCCAGGCCCGGTCCAGCCTGTTCATCTCGGCCATCACCCTGCTGGAACTGGAGACCGGCGCGGCGCGGGTCGAGCGCAAGGACAAGGCGGCGGGCCTGGCTCTGCGCGCCTGGCTGACCGAGCAGGTCGCCGTCGCCTTCGAGGGACGCATCCTGCCCGTCGACGCCGCCGTGGTCCGGGGGCGAGGCCGCTTGCCGCTGACCGACGCCCGCGACGCCCTGCTGGCGGCCACCGCCTTGGAGCATGGCCTGACCCTGGTCACCCGCGATATCGCGGCCTTCAAGGTCAACCGCCTGAAGCTGTTCAATCCGTGGGGCTACAAGCCCGAGGCGCCGGACGACAACGAAGACTGGGGCCAGGCCGCCAAGGCTGGGTCGCAATGGCTGCGGAACATCTTCATGCGCGGGTGA
- a CDS encoding globin-coupled sensor protein encodes MSVNQQLDQRMAFMRFDHRSRAALKAAKPMVDGEIQAALDSFYDQVRAYPEVRELFASRAQMDAAQARQGDHWRKLASAEFGPDYAAGVQRVGQAHVRAGLEPRWYIGGYALVAEHLIRAVLAKRTKGGLFGGKGEGEIADQVVALLKATFLDMDLAISSYLDILQEERERMAAERQAAEQRQAAAVAAVGQALSRLAAGDLSARVDGALSPEFLSLKADFDHAAAALADTVKAVERATSGIRSGVDGIAHAADDLAQRTEHQAATLEETAAAVEQLTATVERTAKSAKAVSAQVSEAAADAQRSGAIVTRAAEAMTQIETSSAKVSQILGVIDEIAFQTNLLALNAGVEAARAGDAGRGFAVVAQEVRALAQRSADAAKEIKTLIADSSRQVGEGVDLVGQTNQALRGIVQKVGVIDTLVDEIAASANEQASALGQVNVAVNQLDQVTQRNTAMVQQSTEATRALRVEAADLASHVSGFRTGPASGDNAVHQARERVATFARSGR; translated from the coding sequence ATGAGCGTCAACCAGCAACTCGACCAGCGCATGGCCTTCATGCGCTTCGACCACCGCTCGCGGGCGGCGCTGAAGGCGGCCAAGCCGATGGTCGACGGCGAGATCCAGGCCGCGCTCGACAGTTTCTACGATCAGGTCCGCGCCTATCCGGAGGTGCGCGAGCTGTTCGCCAGCCGGGCGCAGATGGACGCCGCCCAGGCCCGCCAGGGCGACCACTGGCGCAAGCTGGCCAGCGCCGAGTTCGGCCCCGACTACGCCGCGGGCGTGCAACGCGTCGGCCAGGCCCATGTCCGCGCCGGGCTGGAGCCGCGCTGGTACATCGGCGGCTACGCCCTGGTCGCCGAGCACCTGATCCGCGCTGTGCTGGCCAAGCGCACCAAGGGCGGCCTGTTCGGCGGCAAGGGCGAGGGCGAGATCGCCGACCAGGTCGTCGCCTTGCTCAAGGCCACCTTCCTGGACATGGACCTGGCGATCTCCAGCTATCTCGACATCCTGCAGGAAGAGCGCGAGCGGATGGCCGCCGAGCGCCAGGCCGCCGAGCAGCGCCAGGCCGCCGCCGTGGCCGCCGTGGGCCAGGCCCTGTCGCGGCTGGCGGCCGGCGACCTGTCGGCCCGGGTGGACGGCGCGCTGTCGCCCGAGTTCCTGAGTCTGAAGGCCGACTTCGACCACGCCGCCGCCGCCCTGGCCGACACCGTCAAGGCCGTCGAGCGCGCCACGTCCGGCATCCGTTCGGGCGTCGACGGCATCGCCCACGCCGCCGACGACCTGGCCCAGCGTACCGAGCACCAGGCCGCGACCCTGGAAGAGACCGCCGCCGCCGTCGAGCAGCTGACCGCGACGGTCGAGCGCACGGCCAAGAGCGCCAAGGCCGTCTCGGCCCAGGTCAGCGAGGCCGCCGCCGACGCCCAGCGCTCGGGGGCGATCGTCACCCGCGCCGCCGAGGCCATGACCCAGATCGAGACCTCCTCGGCCAAGGTCTCGCAGATCCTGGGCGTGATCGACGAGATCGCCTTCCAGACCAACCTGCTGGCGTTGAACGCCGGGGTCGAGGCCGCCCGCGCGGGCGATGCGGGCCGCGGCTTCGCGGTCGTCGCCCAGGAGGTGCGGGCCCTGGCCCAGCGCTCGGCGGACGCCGCCAAGGAGATCAAGACCCTGATCGCCGACTCCAGCCGGCAGGTGGGCGAGGGCGTCGACCTGGTCGGCCAGACCAACCAGGCCCTGCGCGGCATCGTCCAGAAGGTGGGCGTGATCGACACCCTGGTCGACGAGATCGCCGCCTCGGCCAACGAGCAGGCCTCGGCGCTGGGCCAGGTCAATGTGGCGGTCAACCAGCTGGATCAGGTGACCCAGCGCAACACGGCCATGGTCCAGCAGTCGACCGAGGCCACCCGCGCTCTGCGCGTGGAGGCCGCGGACCTGGCCAGCCATGTGAGCGGCTTCCGCACGGGCCCGGCGTCCGGCGACAACGCGGTGCATCAGGCCCGCGAACGCGTGGCGACCTTCGCCCGGTCCGGACGGTAG
- a CDS encoding hemolysin D, protein MRASVIGKVGAAVALLVGLGVAWEGGAFTQSVTGIFPMGHEWLTRMAAIEVLGVSPVTPPDVPDPNDPRIGWRVGKGLAWNTTLTTPGAQDEARRIKAQPSGDTRYAPRYKPVLDAIIGERWVDLGGYSVAQSKKCWDAVAQEPADIQYDHFMRRYDDAGGQGGVNAARRSQERFVAYFVAAATAPKTTISVYDGGVTASAVSVDKNYFLFGRAAHLFEDSFSSEHTVRIPDDNFVKVRQVKSYLCALGSEQHSHAISAILDYSSGDVIWKSTIDGRLNPSWNAYKASNMKPVALVAAEATKDLWAAFVRTMGLPPGQREAAARAEANTLVDHWLSFDEKEMLTWYDDPARRDATYVLAAGQTGKGKTQAQCMAGLDVGTTDQQTRVRELEATQRQCLYNAIPWSGYSDQFDPQLHIWYSWRWRNGPLGAMSNPPAGWRIPTQAADTGTRVRIKSLANQKYMIAPDGIVPDSLIYNRAGTPLDFVVVGPQNRAMFRSTVDPLLFLDYRAATGAVKLYAPGVSEPASYDLKPAGQGRSIRSTYWNQYIWLSGDEPYLTRSGNPKNLNAQWSIEGLP, encoded by the coding sequence ATGCGGGCGTCGGTCATCGGTAAGGTGGGAGCCGCGGTCGCGCTGCTCGTCGGCCTGGGCGTAGCCTGGGAGGGCGGCGCCTTCACCCAGAGCGTCACGGGCATCTTCCCCATGGGGCACGAGTGGTTGACCCGCATGGCGGCGATCGAGGTGCTCGGCGTTTCGCCGGTCACGCCCCCGGACGTGCCCGACCCCAACGACCCGCGGATCGGCTGGCGCGTGGGGAAGGGCCTGGCCTGGAACACCACCCTGACCACGCCCGGCGCGCAGGACGAGGCGAGGCGCATCAAGGCCCAGCCCTCCGGCGACACCCGTTACGCCCCGCGCTACAAGCCCGTGCTGGACGCTATCATCGGCGAGCGCTGGGTCGACCTGGGCGGCTACAGCGTCGCCCAGTCGAAGAAGTGCTGGGACGCCGTGGCCCAGGAACCGGCCGACATCCAGTACGACCACTTCATGCGCCGCTATGACGACGCCGGCGGCCAGGGCGGGGTGAACGCCGCCAGGCGCTCGCAGGAACGTTTCGTCGCCTATTTCGTCGCCGCCGCCACGGCCCCGAAGACGACGATCTCGGTCTATGACGGCGGGGTCACCGCTTCCGCGGTCTCGGTCGACAAGAACTATTTCCTGTTCGGACGCGCCGCGCACCTGTTCGAGGACTCGTTCAGCTCCGAGCACACCGTCCGCATCCCCGACGACAACTTCGTCAAGGTCCGGCAGGTCAAGAGCTATCTCTGCGCGCTGGGATCCGAACAGCACAGCCACGCGATCTCGGCGATCCTGGACTATTCGAGCGGCGACGTGATCTGGAAGAGCACGATCGACGGCCGGCTCAACCCCAGCTGGAACGCCTACAAGGCCAGCAACATGAAGCCGGTGGCCCTGGTGGCGGCCGAGGCGACCAAGGACCTTTGGGCCGCCTTCGTCCGCACCATGGGCCTGCCGCCGGGCCAGCGCGAAGCCGCCGCCCGGGCCGAGGCCAACACCCTGGTCGACCATTGGCTGAGCTTCGACGAGAAGGAGATGCTGACCTGGTACGACGACCCGGCCCGCCGCGACGCCACCTATGTCCTGGCCGCGGGGCAGACCGGCAAGGGCAAGACCCAGGCCCAGTGCATGGCCGGCCTGGACGTGGGCACGACCGACCAGCAGACCCGCGTCCGCGAGCTGGAGGCCACCCAGCGCCAGTGCCTCTACAACGCCATTCCGTGGTCAGGCTATTCGGACCAGTTCGATCCGCAGCTGCACATCTGGTATTCCTGGCGCTGGCGCAACGGGCCGTTGGGGGCGATGAGCAATCCCCCGGCCGGCTGGCGGATTCCCACCCAGGCCGCCGACACCGGAACGCGGGTTCGCATCAAGAGCCTGGCCAACCAGAAGTACATGATCGCCCCGGACGGGATCGTCCCGGACTCCCTGATCTACAATCGCGCCGGGACGCCGCTCGACTTCGTGGTGGTCGGACCACAGAACCGGGCGATGTTCCGCTCGACCGTCGACCCGCTCCTGTTCCTCGACTACCGGGCCGCGACTGGCGCGGTGAAGCTGTACGCCCCCGGCGTGAGCGAGCCGGCGAGCTACGACCTCAAGCCCGCTGGCCAGGGGCGATCGATCCGCAGCACCTACTGGAACCAGTATATCTGGCTGTCCGGCGACGAGCCCTATCTGACGCGGTCGGGCAACCCCAAGAACCTGAACGCGCAGTGGAGCATCGAAGGGCTGCCATAG